One window of Papaver somniferum cultivar HN1 chromosome 9, ASM357369v1, whole genome shotgun sequence genomic DNA carries:
- the LOC113312664 gene encoding uncharacterized protein LOC113312664, translating to MVIHNSTSSTKGNLCLFWNASLSTPQVISMSSQMVTVSIGEVLVSGVHAHVKKSQRKFLWSEMEIISQIQKPWVVLGDFNAIISPEEKFGGKAPNIISMMDFFHCLNECNLIQAPSTGQQYTWSNCQQGTKRILCVLDRVFFNSLWLQKYGDWGYKVGLRIVSDHAPLLCGCASIPRPKNVPWKFQKMWIDHPSFLSEVKKVWNENIIGDLFFIFMQKLKKLKKVLK from the coding sequence ATGGTGATACATAATTCAACCTCATCTACAAAAGGTAATTTATGTTTATTCTGGAATGCTTCTTTATCTACTCCTCAAGTTATTTCAATGTCTAGCCAAATGGTAACTGTCAGTATTGGTGAAGTATTAGTTTCTGGTGTTCATGCTCATGTTAAAAAGAGTCAAAGAAAGTTTCTTTGGTCAGAGATGGAAATCATTAGTCAGATACAAAAACCATGGGTTGTTTTAGGTGATTTCAATGCTATAATTTCTCCTGAAGAGAAATTTGGTGGTAAAGCTCCTAACATAATTTCAATGATGGATTTTTTTCATTGCCTTAATGAATGTAACTTAATTCAAGCTCCTAGCACAGGTCAGCAATACACTTGGTCCAATTGTCAACAAGGAACAAAAAGAATCCTATGTGTTCTAGATAGAGTTTTTTTCAATTCTTTATGGTTACAGAAGTATGGTGATTGGGGATATAAGGTTGGATTGAGGATAGTTTCAGATCATGCTCCTTTATTATGTGGTTGTGCAAGCATACCCAGACCAAAGAATGTTCCCTGGAAATTTCAGAAAATGTGGATTGATCATCCATCATTCTTAAGTGAAGTGAAGAAAGTATGGAATGAGAATATTATTGgagatcttttttttattttcatgcagaagctaaaaaagttaaaaaaagttCTTAAGTGA
- the LOC113313286 gene encoding aquaporin TIP1-3-like, whose amino-acid sequence MPLSRIAVGMPGEASQPEALRAALAEFISMLIFVFAGQGSGMAFSKITHDGSATPAGLISASLAHAFALIVAVCVGANISGGHVNPAVTFGALVGGHITLLRGILYWIAQLLGSVAACLLLKFATGGMEIAAFSLSAGVSSSNAVVFEIVMTFGLVYTVYATAVDPKNGNLGTIAPIAIGFIVGANILVSGAFEGASMNPAVSFGPAVVSWTWTNHWVYWLGPFIGAALAAIIYDTIFIGENNHEQLPTTDY is encoded by the exons GAATTGCAGTTGGAATGCCTGGAGAAGCCAGTCAGCCTGAAGCTCTGAGAGCGGCGCTGGCCGAGTTCATATCAATGCTCATATTTGTGTTTGCAGGGCAAGGATCCGGGATGGCTTTCA GTAAAATCACTCATGATGGATCAGCAACACCTGCGGGCTTAATATCGGCTTCATTAGCTCATGCATTCGCACTCATTGTAGCGGTTTGTGTTGGAGCGAATATCTCAGGTGGACATGTGAATCCTGCTGTTACATTTGGTGCTTTAGTTGGAGGTCACATTACGTTGTTGAGAGGAATTTTGTATTGGATTGCGCAGTTACTGGGCTCTGTCGCTGCTTGTTTGCTTCTTAAGTTTGCTACGGGAGGAATG GAAATAGCAGCATTCTCTCTATCAGCAGGTGTTAGTTCATCAAATGCAGTGGTGTTCGAGATTGTGATGACATTTGGTCTTGTTTACACTGTCTATGCTACTGCTGTTGACCCAAAGAACGGAAATTTAGGAACGATTGCACCAATTGCGATTGGTTTCATTGTGGGTGCTAACATCCTAGTTAGTGGAGCCTTCGAAGGTGCATCTATGAACCCTGCGGTTTCATTTGGTCCTGCTGTTGTTAGCTGGACATGGACCAATCATTGGGTCTATTGGTTAGGTCCATTTATCGGGGCAGCACTGGCTGCTATTATATATGACACTATCTTCATCGGCGAAAACAACCACGAACAACTTCCTACAACAGATTACTAG
- the LOC113312663 gene encoding F-box protein At2g39490: MGKKLTKKKKTKKPNQKTSNSNRNNEELVADHNDNALGDKRSIEDSKEEIEGPIKDYAHDHINSLHDEILSYIVSLLPLEFAFKTMILSSRWRDLWTHCTRGMYVDNDEKSVVPDGRSKQVTAGLEDTGEEDDIVSKVVENDGDILKEIHDGAKVDKEYENLKAIVKFLQSYGEQKFNRAEAEIARFFFFPSIEGENKLVSVDFSKEQAKPQGKNLTLNLVVDSRPTKNQILLPTTTLALYTVKTLHLRFVRNLTGDTASTLISRFYHLDSLVITECSDIKILTVKCRGLHHLTVLDCPNLSKLYVSVSYLEFFRYRGTRIPCLDLKARLTDVMLEFQNDKDTTGFQKFIKELTIRQRAIKTLTLRGTLFQKQIQPPGWLMKDANRPFNMEELCWIVTSPMNNSKLQYIESFLKICSGLQRIFFYMNHTASNDAETDSIELLMNWASLRSKPHKTCMGKTTRKIQDLELNHLQSIKLTDFKDEDDELYVINHILKDVKDIMKLKIIATSAKNGTRHLVKDTQEDSNDYVFLEQEETCTLHPKVHDYICWQ, translated from the exons ATGGGGAAAAagttaacaaagaagaaaaaaaccaagaAGCCAAACCAAAAGACTAGTAATTCTAATAGAAACAATGAAGAACTTGTAGCTGATCATAATGACAACGCATT GGGAGACAAAAGATCCATAGAAGATTCTAAAGAAGAAATAGAAGGCCCCATAAAAGATTATGCACATGATCATATCAACAGTTTACACGATGAGATCCTTTCGTATATAGTTTCACTTTTACCATTAGAATTTGCATTTAAAACCATGATTCTTTCCTCCAGATGGAGAGACTTATGGACTCATTGTACCAGAGGTATGTATGTTGATAATGATGAAAAATCCGTAGTACCAGATGGAAGAAGTAAACAAGTAACGGCGGGACTGGAAGATACAGGTGAAGAAGACGACATTGTTTCCAAGGTGGTAGAAAATGATGGCGACATTCTGAAGGAAATACATGATGGAGCTAAAGTAGACAAAGAATATGAGAATTTGAAGGCTATCGTCAAATTTCTACAGTCTTATGGTGAGCAAAAATTTAACAGGGCAGAGGCTGAGATAGCTCGAttct ttttcttcccatccATTGAGGGAGAGAATAAACTTGTCAGTGTAGATTTTTCTAAGGAACAGGCAAAACCCCAGGGTAAGAATCTTACTTTGAATTTGGTAGTGGATTCACGACCTACCAAGAATCAAATTCTCCTTCCTACTACTACATTAGCCTTGTACACAGTCAAGACTCTTCATTTAAGATTTGTGAGAAATCTTACTGGAGATACTGCTTCCACTTTAATATCAAGATTTTATCATCTTGATAGTCTGGTTATTACGGAGTGCAGCGACATAAAAATACTCACTGTCAAATGTCGTGGACTTCATCACTTGACAGTGTTGGATTGCCCAAATTTGAGTAAACTCTATGTTTCTGTGTCTTACCTCGAATTCTTTCGGTATCGTGGGACAAGGATTCCTTGTCTTGATTTGAAGGCTAGGTTGACTGATGTTATGCTTGAGTTCCAGAATGACAAGGACACAACTGGCTTTCAGAAATTCATCAAGGAACTAACTATTCGACAACGAGCAATCAAGACCCTTACTCTTCGTGGTACGCTTTTCCAG AAGCAGATCCAACCTCCAGGTTGGTTAATGAAGGATGCCAACAGACCTTTTAATATGGAGGAGTTGTGCTGGATTGTTACATCCCCTATGAATAATTCGAAGCTGCAGTACATTGAATCCTTCCTGAAGATTTGTTCCGGCTTACAGAGGATATTCTTCTAT ATGAACCATACTGCCAGCAATGACGCTGAAACCGATTCAATAGAGTTGTTGATGAATTGGGCTAGTTTGCGGTCAAAGCCCCACAAAACCTGTATGGGTAAGACTACTCGCAAGATTCAAGATCTTGAACTGAATCATCTCCAGAGCATTAAGCTAACAGATTTcaaagacgaagatgatgaattATATGTGATTAATCATATACTCAAAGATGTAAAAGATATCATGAAGCTAAAGATAATTGCAACATCGGCAAAGAATGGTACACGACACTTGGTTAAAGATACTCAGGAAGATTCAAATGATTATGTGTTTCTTGAACAAGAGGAAACTTGTACGTTACATCCTAAGGTACACGATTATATTTGTTGGCAATGA